In Carya illinoinensis cultivar Pawnee chromosome 16, C.illinoinensisPawnee_v1, whole genome shotgun sequence, a single window of DNA contains:
- the LOC122299554 gene encoding uncharacterized protein LOC122299554 encodes MMETKKLELGTKMATSSTTASCRKKKNIRSLVPPVRGSIKRRIVTILYQNLKLASQLALHYLLMSNNVNHNHNHNHNHSSDVGIIITMLYRKTIHDDKKNWSTQSSIHEERHQRGRQE; translated from the exons atgatgGAGACGAAGAAGTTGGAGTTAGGAACTAAAATGGCGACTAGTAGTACTACTGCGAGCTgcaggaagaagaagaatatcaGGAGCTTAGTTCCTCCAGTTAGAGGAAGTATTAAGCGCAGGATTGTCACCATTTTATATCAGAACTTGAAGCTCGCAAGCCAGCTTGCCCTACATTACCTGCTCATGAGCAACAACGTCAACCACAACCACAACCACAACCACAACCACAGTA gTGATGTTGGAATTATTATTACCATGCTTTATCGAAAGACCATTCATGATGACAAGAAGAATTGGAGTACCCAATCAAGCATACATGAAGAAAGGCACCAAAGAGGAAGACAAGAGTAG